Proteins encoded within one genomic window of uncultured Draconibacterium sp.:
- a CDS encoding sialate O-acetylesterase has product MMKTKICLLYIFLATLIVNVHAEVKLPKIFSSNMVLQQGIEIPVWGWGDKGEAITISLIEYVNKTNENTGEQTTMTIRLCSANVITDKDEKWMAKLPAQKYGGPFTLIVKGKNTISLTNVMIGEVWVCSGQSNMEWPLAQVRNADEEVAAANIPNIRLFTVPKRVAQFPEEDMESGEWMECSPQTAHNFSAVGYFFGKALQENLDVPIGLIHSSWGGTVAETWTSPQTIQNDPVFREPMIELQQMNLEEYRKNKEAEIRKILGGKIPTEDEGMQDGKPVWSDPELNDKDWSNIIAPGLWEEQGYVDIDGIGWYRKELDLTEDQTQTNLNLHLGKIDDSDITFLNGIEIGKTENQYQKERIYTIDKKYLNPGKNMIVVRVNDTGGGGGIWGDPEDQYVAIGQEKIDISGNWKFKISKAVMQDIDLGPNSYPTLLYNGMINPIVPFGIKGVIWYQGESNASRAKQYQRVFPNLINDWRAHWNQDDFPFLYVQLANYMKPVQKPADSEWAELREAQTMTLDLPNTGMASAIDIGEADNIHPRNKQDVGKRLALNALKVAYNKNVVYTGPTFESVEFKEGKAYIKFSETGSGLAVKDKYGYVKAFSIAGTDREFYWAKAEIINKNTVVVYSYAVTDPVAVRFGWADNPDDLNLYNLELLPANPFRTDDWPGITK; this is encoded by the coding sequence ATGATGAAAACAAAAATTTGCCTGCTATATATTTTTCTGGCCACGCTTATTGTTAATGTTCATGCTGAAGTAAAACTCCCTAAAATTTTCAGTTCGAATATGGTTTTGCAACAGGGTATTGAGATTCCGGTTTGGGGCTGGGGCGACAAGGGAGAGGCAATCACTATTTCTCTTATTGAATACGTAAACAAAACCAACGAAAATACCGGAGAACAAACCACTATGACTATAAGGTTGTGTAGTGCAAATGTTATTACAGATAAGGATGAAAAATGGATGGCAAAATTACCGGCACAAAAATATGGTGGACCTTTCACCTTGATAGTAAAAGGTAAAAACACTATTTCATTAACCAATGTAATGATCGGCGAGGTTTGGGTATGTTCGGGGCAATCGAACATGGAATGGCCGCTGGCACAGGTAAGAAATGCCGACGAAGAAGTGGCTGCTGCCAATATCCCAAATATCAGGCTATTTACAGTTCCCAAACGTGTGGCACAATTTCCGGAAGAAGATATGGAAAGTGGCGAATGGATGGAATGTTCCCCTCAAACAGCGCATAACTTTTCGGCTGTCGGGTATTTTTTCGGAAAAGCTTTGCAAGAAAATCTGGACGTTCCAATCGGACTAATTCACAGTTCGTGGGGAGGAACCGTTGCTGAAACATGGACAAGTCCCCAGACCATTCAAAACGATCCGGTTTTCAGAGAGCCCATGATTGAATTGCAACAAATGAATCTTGAGGAATACAGGAAAAATAAAGAAGCCGAAATTCGTAAAATACTGGGCGGCAAGATTCCTACTGAAGATGAAGGCATGCAAGACGGAAAGCCCGTTTGGTCTGATCCGGAATTAAACGACAAAGACTGGAGTAATATAATTGCTCCCGGATTGTGGGAAGAACAAGGTTATGTTGACATTGACGGAATTGGCTGGTACCGAAAAGAACTGGATCTTACCGAAGACCAAACACAAACAAACCTCAACTTACATTTGGGTAAAATCGACGATTCTGATATTACTTTTCTAAACGGTATTGAAATTGGGAAAACGGAAAACCAGTACCAAAAAGAACGTATTTACACTATCGACAAGAAATATTTGAATCCCGGGAAAAACATGATCGTTGTTCGAGTTAACGACACTGGCGGCGGTGGTGGCATTTGGGGCGATCCTGAAGATCAGTACGTGGCCATTGGGCAGGAAAAAATTGATATTTCGGGCAATTGGAAATTCAAAATTTCAAAAGCCGTTATGCAGGATATCGATTTGGGACCAAACTCATATCCAACACTGTTGTACAACGGTATGATCAATCCGATTGTACCATTCGGCATAAAAGGTGTTATCTGGTACCAGGGCGAATCAAATGCCAGCCGGGCAAAACAATATCAGCGTGTATTTCCGAATCTGATAAACGATTGGCGGGCACACTGGAATCAGGACGATTTCCCGTTCTTATATGTACAATTGGCAAATTATATGAAACCGGTGCAAAAACCGGCGGACAGTGAATGGGCAGAGTTGCGCGAGGCACAAACAATGACACTTGATTTGCCAAATACCGGAATGGCATCGGCTATCGATATTGGTGAAGCTGATAATATACATCCGCGTAACAAACAAGATGTTGGAAAACGACTGGCGTTAAATGCGTTAAAAGTAGCCTACAATAAAAATGTGGTGTACACCGGGCCAACTTTTGAATCGGTTGAGTTTAAAGAAGGAAAAGCGTACATCAAGTTCAGTGAAACAGGTTCGGGACTGGCAGTAAAAGACAAATACGGCTACGTAAAAGCATTTTCAATTGCCGGTACCGATCGGGAATTTTATTGGGCAAAAGCCGAGATTATTAATAAAAATACGGTGGTCGTTTATTCGTACGCAGTTACCGATCCGGTGGCAGTGCGTTTTGGCTGGGCCGACAATCCCGACGATTTGAACCTGTACAACCTGGAATTGCTGCCAGCCAATCCTTTCAGAACAGATGACTGGCCGGGAATAACTAAGTAA
- a CDS encoding transcriptional regulator: MFKDLDPLLHSQVRLAIMTILINVKSAEFSYLLENIKTTKGNLSFQMTKLKEGGYIKVKKSFRKNYPLTTLSITPKGINAYETYVEAISEYFRKSGKL; encoded by the coding sequence ATGTTTAAAGACCTCGACCCATTACTTCATTCGCAGGTACGGCTGGCAATAATGACAATACTGATAAATGTGAAGTCGGCCGAGTTTTCGTATTTGCTCGAAAATATAAAAACTACAAAAGGCAACCTGAGTTTTCAAATGACAAAACTCAAGGAGGGTGGTTACATTAAGGTTAAAAAGTCGTTTCGAAAAAACTATCCGCTTACCACATTAAGCATTACTCCAAAGGGAATTAATGCCTACGAAACATATGTAGAAGCGATTTCAGAATACTTCAGGAAATCAGGAAAACTTTAA
- a CDS encoding NAD(P)-dependent oxidoreductase has protein sequence MKKDITIGWIGTGVMGISMLGHLNNAGYSCTTYTRTKSKAESLLANGVKWADSPAEVAAVSDVIFTIVGFPKDVREVYFGENGILAKAKPGAVLVDMTTTEPSLAVEIYEAAKAKNIQSVDAPVSGGDVGAQKGTLSIMAGGDKEAFDKVYPLFEIMGKQIVYQGKAGSGQHTKMCNQITIAGTMIGVCEALLYGHKAGLDLPTMLSSISGGAAGCWTLDNLAPRIVNRNFDPGFFVEHFIKDMGIALKEAEAMGLSLPGLALVKQLYLAVQAQGHGKLGTHALALALEKLSGL, from the coding sequence ATGAAAAAAGATATTACAATTGGCTGGATCGGTACCGGAGTGATGGGGATTTCCATGCTGGGTCACCTAAATAATGCAGGTTATTCGTGTACCACCTACACACGAACAAAAAGTAAAGCAGAATCGTTGCTGGCAAACGGCGTAAAATGGGCCGATAGTCCGGCTGAGGTTGCTGCAGTTTCCGATGTAATTTTTACGATTGTAGGTTTTCCGAAAGATGTTCGCGAAGTGTACTTTGGCGAAAATGGAATTCTGGCAAAAGCAAAGCCGGGCGCCGTTTTGGTTGATATGACGACTACAGAGCCAAGTTTGGCCGTTGAAATTTATGAGGCTGCCAAAGCTAAAAATATTCAGTCGGTTGATGCTCCGGTTTCCGGAGGTGATGTTGGTGCACAAAAAGGTACACTTTCAATAATGGCCGGTGGCGACAAAGAAGCTTTCGATAAGGTTTATCCGCTGTTTGAAATTATGGGAAAACAGATCGTTTATCAGGGCAAAGCCGGATCGGGTCAGCATACAAAAATGTGTAATCAGATTACTATTGCCGGAACAATGATCGGTGTCTGCGAAGCCTTATTGTACGGCCATAAAGCCGGTCTCGATCTGCCAACTATGCTTTCATCAATTAGTGGTGGTGCCGCCGGTTGCTGGACACTCGATAATCTGGCGCCCCGTATTGTAAATCGTAATTTCGATCCGGGATTTTTTGTGGAACATTTTATAAAAGATATGGGAATTGCCTTAAAAGAAGCTGAAGCGATGGGCTTATCGTTGCCCGGATTAGCGCTGGTGAAACAACTTTACCTGGCTGTTCAGGCGCAGGGCCATGGAAAATTGGGAACACATGCATTAGCGCTGGCTTTGGAAAAATTATCGGGTTTATAG
- a CDS encoding fumarate hydratase, with translation MADFKYQKPFPILKDDTEYRCITKDYVSTIEVDGREILKVDPKGLEELAKEAFTDVSFYLRSAHLEKLAKILEDPEATDNDRFVAHTMLMNQAVSAEGELPTCQDTGTAIVIGKKGEDVYTGANDAEELSKGIFATYADRNLRYSQVVPFTMTKEKNTGTNLPAQIDLYAEQGNKYEFLFVTKGGGSGNKTFLYQQTKSLLTEENLTKFVQEKIMDLGTSACPPYHLALVIGGTSAEATLATVKKASAGYLDHLPTEGNEGGQAFRDLEWEEKVTKICQESGVGAQFGGKYFVHDVRVIRLPRHAASCPVGLGVSCSADRNIKAKITKEGIFVEQLEKNPARFLPSKAPAMSPAIDIDLDQGMDKVLAELTKYPTKTRLNLSGTLIVARDIAHAQIKQMLDEGKPMPEYFKNHPVYYAGPAKTPKGMASGSFGPTTAGRMDPYVDEFQSKGGSMIMLAKGNRSQAVTDACKKHGGFYLGSIGGPAAILAKNSIKSVEVVDFEDLGMEAVRKIKVENFPAFIIVDDKGNDFFKEL, from the coding sequence ATGGCAGATTTTAAATATCAAAAACCATTTCCAATTTTAAAAGACGATACCGAATATCGTTGCATTACAAAAGATTATGTGTCGACCATTGAAGTTGATGGCCGCGAGATTTTAAAAGTAGATCCGAAAGGTTTGGAAGAACTGGCAAAAGAAGCATTTACCGATGTTTCATTTTACCTGCGTTCTGCTCACCTTGAAAAACTGGCAAAAATTCTTGAAGACCCGGAAGCAACTGATAACGACCGATTTGTTGCACATACCATGCTGATGAACCAGGCTGTTTCTGCTGAGGGCGAACTGCCAACCTGCCAAGACACTGGTACCGCGATTGTTATTGGTAAAAAAGGTGAAGATGTGTACACCGGCGCCAATGATGCCGAGGAATTGTCGAAAGGTATTTTTGCCACTTACGCGGACAGGAATCTACGTTATTCGCAGGTGGTTCCGTTCACTATGACAAAAGAGAAGAACACCGGAACTAACCTTCCTGCACAAATCGATCTTTACGCCGAGCAAGGAAATAAGTACGAATTTTTATTTGTAACAAAAGGTGGAGGTTCAGGTAACAAAACCTTCCTGTATCAGCAAACCAAATCGTTGCTGACCGAGGAAAATCTCACCAAATTTGTTCAGGAAAAAATTATGGATTTGGGTACTTCTGCGTGCCCTCCGTATCACCTGGCACTGGTAATTGGCGGTACTTCTGCCGAAGCTACTCTTGCAACAGTTAAGAAAGCCTCAGCTGGTTATTTAGATCATTTGCCAACCGAAGGTAACGAAGGTGGTCAGGCATTCCGCGATTTGGAGTGGGAAGAAAAAGTAACTAAGATTTGTCAGGAAAGTGGAGTAGGAGCACAGTTTGGTGGAAAATATTTCGTACACGATGTGCGTGTTATCCGCTTGCCACGTCACGCTGCTTCGTGCCCGGTAGGTTTAGGTGTTAGCTGTAGCGCCGACCGTAATATAAAAGCAAAAATTACCAAAGAAGGTATTTTCGTTGAGCAACTGGAGAAAAATCCGGCTCGTTTCCTGCCTTCAAAAGCTCCGGCAATGAGCCCTGCAATCGATATCGATCTCGATCAGGGAATGGACAAAGTGTTGGCAGAATTAACAAAATACCCAACAAAAACGCGTTTGAATTTGAGTGGTACTTTAATTGTAGCTCGCGACATTGCACATGCGCAGATTAAACAAATGCTCGACGAAGGCAAACCAATGCCGGAATACTTTAAAAACCATCCGGTGTATTATGCAGGTCCTGCAAAAACTCCTAAAGGAATGGCTTCTGGTAGTTTCGGGCCAACAACTGCAGGCCGTATGGATCCTTATGTTGACGAGTTCCAAAGTAAGGGCGGATCTATGATCATGCTGGCAAAAGGAAACCGTTCGCAAGCAGTTACCGATGCCTGTAAAAAACATGGTGGATTCTACCTCGGTTCAATTGGCGGACCGGCTGCTATTTTGGCCAAAAACAGCATCAAATCTGTTGAGGTGGTCGATTTTGAAGATCTTGGAATGGAAGCGGTTCGTAAGATCAAAGTGGAGAATTTCCCTGCGTTCATTATTGTTGATGATAAGGGAAACGATTTCTTTAAAGAATTATAA